Below is a window of Bacteroidales bacterium DNA.
GTTTTTTGGGGGACTGAATTATTCACAAATAAATATTAATTTTAATTATGAAAAAAATAATTCGTACAAAAAGCGAACAAATTAACAGTTGACAATTGACAGTAAGCAAATTCTTTTTATCAACTGTCAGTACGATAACAATCATATGCCGACAGCCTATTTGCTTCAATTAATTCCAAAATTTATGAACCACGAAGTACTCAGTGAAGCTAATTAATCAAGATAAAAATATATAATTTTTTAATTTTTACTGTAACAAAACGTATTTAATAATCGTCATAAAGACAAAATGTTAAAACAAGAATGACAGTCAGGGAATATAACATTGGTGTAGATAAGTATTCTGATGGTGTTTACAGATTTATCCTTAAAAACATAAGAGATGAGGATAAAGCTAAGGATATTGTACAAGATACGTATGAAAAATTATGGCTTAATGTAGATAATGTTAATTATTTAAAGATAAAATCATATATTTTTACAACAGCCTACCACACAATGATTGATTTAATACGGAAAGAAAAAAAACAAATACGTTTTGAAAATGTACAAGAGGAAAATCAATCACATTATGAACAATATTCTGACATTAAAGAAATTTTAAATACAGCAATAAAAAAGTTACCTGATATACAAAGGTCCGTTATTTTATTACGGGATTATGAAGGTTATTCATATAATGAAATAGCTGAGATTACAAACTTAAATGAATCGCAGGTAAAAGTATATATATACAGAGCAAGGATATATTTAAAAAACTATATAGGAAGTTTAGAAACAGTAATATAAACAAATTTTGGGCTTAAGAAAATGAAAATCAACAGAAACAATTACGAAATATTTTTTATCGATTATTTAGATGGACATCTGAATGATAAAGATATTTACGAATTAATGGTTTTTCTTTCTCAAAATTCTGATTTAAAAGAAGAATTAGATGATATCAATGGTGCTGTTTTGGTTCCCGAGGACTTATCTTTCCCCGAAAAAGAAAATTTAAAAAAAACTTGTGGAGACAAACTTTTAATTAATGAAAATAATTTTGAGGAATTTTGTGTTTCCGAAATCGAAGGAAACCTGACAAAGCCTGAAATATCACAATTAGAAACATATTTAAAAAAACATCCTGAAAAAGAAAAGGAATATAATTTATTTCATAAAACAATATTAAAATCTGAGTTTTCAATTAAATATAAAGACAAGGAGCTATTAAAGAAAATATCAATTAACAATCTCTCTATTATCAGCGAAAATAATTTTGATGAGTTTTGTGTTGCTTTTATTGAAGAAGATCTAACTTCAGAACAGGAAAAGCTATTTTCAATATATCTAAAAGAACATCCCGAAAAGAAAAAAGAGTTTGAATTATTTGAAAAATTAGTCCCTGATAAAAATATTGTTTTTGAGAAAAAAGCTTCAATAAAAAAATATTTTATATCAAAACCCAAAACAAAAACAATTCTCTCATATGCTTCAGCGGCAGCAGTTATATTAATTTTTATGTTGGTGTATTTTTATAATGGTGAACAAATATTGCCGGAAAATGTAAAATTTGCACAAAAATCAGATAATATAGAAAACCTGCCTTCTGCTATGCATGAAAATAATACACCAATTAATGCCGAAAATAATTTAGAAAAACCTATTTTGGCAAACAACAACAATGATAAAAAGAAAAAAAGCAGTTTTCCTGATAGCAATCAGAAAAAAGAAAAAATTGAATTTAGAAAAGAAGAAAAACTTCAGTCAATTAATAAAAACACAGATTATCAAATAAAAATATTAGAACAAAATCTAATTGCAGACATGAAATATAGAAACGTGGAAAATGTTAGTATAACTCCACTAGAAGAAACAATTGCAGATAAATATACGGAAGAAAAAAACAGTAACACTGATGAATATTTAACATTATCACAATTGTTTTACAACAAGCTTAGTTCGCAAGTATTTAATAAAGATAATACAGAAACAAATAAAATCACTATTTGGGATTTAGCTGAAACAGGAGTGAAAGGTTTAAGTAAACTAACCGGCAGAAAAATGGAATTAAAAAGGATACATGAAAACAAAACCGAAATGCTTGCTTTTAATTCAAAAAACTTTGACTTTTCAACAAAAAAATAAAATCTTTCTGTAACAATTTTACATATTTGTCCGTCCTACTATCAAAATCAAATAATTAATTTTTTAATAACTAAAAACATGAAAAAAACACTAATATTATTTATAAGTATTTTATTGGCAATTACACTAAAAGCTCAAATAGCAGATTCTTTATTAATAGAGCTTGAAGCCGATACCTTAAAGTCTGAAAATGTTGAAGAACAAACAAAAACAAAAATTCAGATAAGTATTGAAACAGATGAAGATGATAGTTTCGACAAGGAAGAAGAAAAATATTCCGATACTACACGGTTCAGAATAGGCAACAAAAAAATAATAATTGTTGACGATGATGAATATACAGATTATGATTTTGATTGCGATGATGATGACGATGACAATGATGGTTATAAGGGATACTGGGAGGGAATTGAATTAGGTTTGAATAATTATTTTACATCTGATTTTTCAACAAATCTGGCAAAAGAAGACGAATATTTGAATTTGAATACAAATAAATCATGGGAAGTAAATTTGAATATAGCAGGAAAAGGATTTAAAATTATTGAGGAAAGATTAGGTCTAATTACCGGTATAGGATTTCAAATTAATAATTACCGATTTGATAATAATATAACCTTAATCCCTGATTCTTCAGTTCTAAGTTATTATACAGATACTATAAATAATTTTGCGACAAATAAATTGACAGTTACATATTTATCTGTTCCTTTGTTATTAGAATATCAGGTTCCTTGCGGAAAGAAAAACAGGAAATTCCATGTTTCTGCAGGAATTACAGGGGGAATAAAATTAGGCTCACATACAAAACAAAAATACAAAAATAACAACAAAGAATATAAAGATAAAATAAAAGAGGACTTTCATCTTTCCCCTTTTAGATACGGATTAGCCGCAAAGATAGGTTATGATAAAATAAGTATTTATGCAAATTATAGCCTGAATACATTGTTTGAAAAAAATAAAGGCCCAGAATTATATCCATTTGCAATAGGGATTGCTTTTACTCATTAGTTGGCACTCATTTTAAGAAATACATGATAAGATTTTGCTTATTAATACTTATAATAACATTTGGAATTAATTGTTTTGGACAAACCATTAATGATACTATTTATAGTTCTACTAGACTTGTACCTCGATTTGGTATAAACATCCAAAAGGGATATGGTATTGAAGCTGGATTATATTTAAACAAGTTTTATACAAGATTTCCGAAACATGAATTAATGAAATTATTACCCTATGCATCATCAGGATTTTTTGTTTCTTCAGAATTGAGTTTAAAAGATTTCGACAGATTAATAATTGGACCCAAAATAGGTTGGGAACTTGGTGTGATTGGTGAAACTCATGGTAGTTATTTTGGTGTAGAATTTATAAATTATACGGACTTTAATAAATACAATCCTAGCTTAATGTTAAAGATTGGATTGCCTCTAATGTGGCTTAATATTGGATACGGTTATACAATGTTTATTGAAAACTCCTTAAAAAATGACATTGGGAAACATAGGGTTACAATTTCATACTCGATTAATAGAAAAGCTGACAGGGAATATAAACGAATACAGAATAATTTGAATAACAGACAGAAAAAAGAATAATAACGAGTACCAATATGTTATAAATTTAAGCGGGCGGACAGTTCAAATATAAAACGAAAATTAATAAATAAAACAACGGTACAGTTTGATAATGAAGTGGGTTGAAATGCCCGCTAAAATTTATAGTTGTCATTACCACAAATTATAAAAACAAAGCAAAATGAAAATTTACAAGAAATTTTTTAGCCTGATTATTGCAATTTTAATAATCCAAATTATGTTACCGATTAATATAAAGTCTCAGGAAAACATTGATTATGCTTTAGCTAAATCTTACTTTAAAGAAATGGATTCTCTATGCTCAGTTGATAATGGAAAGCTATGGGGTATAAATCTATATGGACCAACTATGTTTGTTGTTCCTGAATCAAGAACAATAATAGCAAATCAACAGGACAATGAAGGAAAACTATCTGAACAAGAAGGGATAT
It encodes the following:
- a CDS encoding RNA polymerase sigma factor, producing the protein MTVREYNIGVDKYSDGVYRFILKNIRDEDKAKDIVQDTYEKLWLNVDNVNYLKIKSYIFTTAYHTMIDLIRKEKKQIRFENVQEENQSHYEQYSDIKEILNTAIKKLPDIQRSVILLRDYEGYSYNEIAEITNLNESQVKVYIYRARIYLKNYIGSLETVI
- a CDS encoding PorT family protein, which encodes MKKTLILFISILLAITLKAQIADSLLIELEADTLKSENVEEQTKTKIQISIETDEDDSFDKEEEKYSDTTRFRIGNKKIIIVDDDEYTDYDFDCDDDDDDNDGYKGYWEGIELGLNNYFTSDFSTNLAKEDEYLNLNTNKSWEVNLNIAGKGFKIIEERLGLITGIGFQINNYRFDNNITLIPDSSVLSYYTDTINNFATNKLTVTYLSVPLLLEYQVPCGKKNRKFHVSAGITGGIKLGSHTKQKYKNNNKEYKDKIKEDFHLSPFRYGLAAKIGYDKISIYANYSLNTLFEKNKGPELYPFAIGIAFTH